One Micromonospora eburnea genomic region harbors:
- a CDS encoding glutaredoxin family protein: MTGDAAPHPNPAESELVVYGTGWCPDVHRSRALLDGAGIPYHYVNLEEDSAATTLVRRLQKGERRIPTLLWPDGSFLVEPTDDELRTHLARGDMEPHGD, encoded by the coding sequence ATGACTGGCGACGCCGCCCCGCACCCAAACCCGGCCGAATCCGAGTTGGTGGTGTACGGCACCGGATGGTGCCCCGACGTCCACCGCAGCCGCGCACTGCTGGACGGCGCCGGGATCCCGTACCACTACGTGAACCTCGAGGAGGATTCCGCCGCGACGACGTTGGTCCGGCGGCTACAGAAAGGTGAGCGTCGGATTCCCACCCTGCTGTGGCCCGACGGCAGCTTCCTGGTGGAGCCCACGGATGATGAGCTGCGGACGCACCTGGCCAGGGGCGACATGGAGCCGCACGGCGACTGA
- a CDS encoding MFS transporter: MTNPNVGNTPAAPARPIVLGLRQNAAQFILLVAVNALVGGMLGQERTVLPLLATRTFHLSAYTAALTYILVFGVAKAATNYFAGTWSDRYGRKPVLVAGWLIAVPVPLLLIWAPNWGWIIAANVLLGISQGLTWSTTVIMKIDLVGPARRGFAMGLNEAAGYGAVAATALATGYLAEAYGLRPAPFLLGVAFAALGLGLSRFVVRETRGHAHLEAANHVARADGRHDHLHHELSNRQVFAQTSFREPALSSASQAGLVNNLNDGLAWGLFPVLFAAAGLSVGRIGVLAALYPAVWGVAQLFTGALSDRWGRKWLIAAGMWVQAVGLALIALGDAFGMWAVAAALLGAGTAMVYPTLLAAIGDVAHPAWRARSVGIYRLWRDGGFAVGALLAGVVADALGVRAAVWTVAALTAASGLIVAVRMYETHQRLEGR, translated from the coding sequence TTGACGAACCCGAACGTGGGAAACACCCCGGCCGCCCCGGCCCGCCCCATCGTTCTGGGCCTGCGCCAGAACGCGGCGCAGTTCATCCTGCTCGTCGCGGTCAACGCGCTCGTCGGTGGGATGCTCGGGCAGGAACGTACCGTCCTGCCGTTGCTCGCCACGCGGACGTTCCACCTCAGCGCCTACACCGCCGCACTGACGTACATCCTGGTCTTCGGTGTGGCCAAGGCCGCCACCAACTACTTCGCCGGCACCTGGTCCGACCGCTACGGCCGCAAACCCGTGCTGGTCGCCGGTTGGTTGATCGCCGTCCCGGTACCACTGCTGCTGATCTGGGCGCCGAACTGGGGATGGATCATCGCCGCCAACGTGCTGCTTGGCATCAGCCAGGGGCTGACCTGGTCCACCACGGTGATCATGAAGATCGACCTGGTCGGTCCGGCCCGGCGTGGGTTCGCGATGGGGCTCAACGAGGCCGCCGGCTACGGAGCGGTCGCCGCGACCGCCCTGGCCACCGGATACCTTGCCGAGGCGTACGGGCTGCGCCCGGCGCCGTTCCTGCTCGGCGTCGCGTTCGCGGCGCTCGGGCTCGGCCTGTCACGGTTCGTGGTGCGGGAGACCCGTGGTCACGCCCACCTCGAAGCCGCCAACCACGTCGCCCGTGCCGACGGCCGCCACGACCACCTGCATCACGAGCTGAGCAACCGGCAGGTGTTCGCCCAGACCAGCTTCCGCGAGCCCGCGTTGTCGTCGGCGAGCCAGGCCGGACTGGTGAACAACCTCAACGACGGCCTCGCGTGGGGACTGTTCCCCGTGCTCTTCGCCGCCGCCGGGCTCTCCGTCGGGCGCATCGGCGTCCTGGCGGCGCTCTACCCGGCAGTCTGGGGCGTCGCGCAACTGTTCACCGGTGCACTGTCCGACCGGTGGGGACGTAAGTGGTTGATCGCCGCCGGCATGTGGGTCCAGGCCGTCGGCCTGGCGCTGATCGCCCTCGGCGATGCCTTCGGGATGTGGGCGGTCGCGGCGGCCCTGCTCGGCGCCGGCACCGCCATGGTCTACCCGACGCTGCTGGCCGCCATCGGAGACGTCGCCCATCCGGCCTGGCGGGCCCGCTCCGTCGGCATCTACCGGCTCTGGCGTGACGGTGGGTTCGCCGTAGGCGCCCTGCTCGCCGGCGTCGTCGCCGACGCCCTCGGGGTACGCGCGGCGGTCTGGACCGTCGCCGCCCTCACCGCCGCGTCCGGGCTGATCGTCGCCGTCAGAATGTACGAGACCCACCAGCGCCTTGAGGGCCGTTAG
- a CDS encoding DUF6766 family protein, translating into MRRWLRGHALSIAMLGAFVIFWVLQSVFGWRVHNEELTLYGRHALSYLEYLRTGHLAEATFENWESEFLQMGGYVLLTAYLVQRGSSESKPEQGDRPDDQVENATSGSPWPVHVGGWVLTVYRNSLSIALLMIFAGSFLGHLFGGVANYNEEQLLQSGAEPISAWQFLGTSDFWFQSMQNWQSEFLAVAALILLSIVLRQHGSPESKPVTSSHATTGA; encoded by the coding sequence ATGCGCCGATGGCTTCGTGGGCATGCGTTGTCGATCGCGATGCTCGGCGCGTTCGTGATCTTCTGGGTCCTGCAGAGCGTGTTCGGTTGGCGAGTGCACAACGAGGAGCTGACCCTGTACGGCCGGCACGCGCTGTCGTATCTGGAGTACCTGCGTACCGGCCATCTGGCGGAGGCGACGTTCGAGAACTGGGAGTCGGAGTTTCTCCAGATGGGCGGGTACGTTCTGCTCACCGCGTACCTGGTGCAGCGGGGATCCTCGGAGTCCAAGCCGGAGCAGGGTGACCGGCCTGACGACCAGGTCGAGAACGCCACCTCCGGGTCACCCTGGCCCGTGCACGTCGGCGGTTGGGTGCTCACGGTCTACCGGAACAGCCTCTCCATCGCCCTCTTGATGATCTTCGCCGGGTCGTTCCTCGGGCACCTGTTCGGTGGCGTGGCGAACTACAACGAGGAGCAGCTGCTCCAGAGCGGGGCGGAGCCGATCAGTGCCTGGCAGTTCCTGGGCACCAGCGACTTCTGGTTCCAGTCCATGCAGAACTGGCAGAGCGAGTTTCTGGCCGTAGCCGCGCTGATCCTGCTCAGCATCGTCCTGCGCCAGCACGGCTCGCCCGAGTCGAAGCCGGTGACCTCCTCGCACGCCACCACGGGTGCCTGA
- a CDS encoding MFS transporter, with product MSSGSKRWWALGLIALAQFMVIMDTSIIGVALPRIRTDLGFSPQNLSWVFNAYVVAFGGLLLLGGRLSDLFGARRMFATGWAVLLVGSAAAGLADSVAVELAARAVQGAGAALIAPSALTLLMMLFGAQPRELTKALALYGAAAPAGGTAGVFLGGVITEYLSWPWVFYINIPIAVLALAATPALMPAGGARRGSLDVLGALTVTVGLGAAVYGIVRAPEVGWASGQTWLVLAGAVVALAGFVAVQAARREPLMRLSIFRAPNLAAANIAQLLLGAAWIPMWFFLNLYLQQVLGYSAFPSGAALLPMTILIMIGMIFLAPRAIARFGPKPMVVTGLAVLAIGLGWLALVRPHGSFVVDVLPASLVAALGMSLAFIPSLGTAISSARPEEGGLASGIVNTSYQVGSALGLAAMTAVAASAGADRLGDLPALTEGYSAAFVGAGIIAAVGALIAGLTLRTGKPQPASEPEPVRAG from the coding sequence ATGTCTTCCGGTTCCAAGCGGTGGTGGGCTCTCGGGCTGATCGCCCTCGCCCAGTTCATGGTCATCATGGACACCTCGATCATCGGTGTCGCGTTACCTCGCATCCGGACCGACCTCGGCTTCTCGCCGCAGAACCTGTCCTGGGTCTTCAACGCCTACGTCGTCGCGTTCGGCGGCCTGCTGCTGCTCGGCGGCCGGCTGTCCGACCTGTTCGGCGCCCGGCGGATGTTCGCCACCGGCTGGGCCGTCCTTCTCGTCGGCTCGGCGGCGGCCGGCCTCGCCGACAGCGTCGCCGTCGAGCTGGCTGCCCGCGCCGTGCAGGGCGCCGGGGCTGCCTTGATCGCCCCATCGGCGTTGACGCTGTTGATGATGCTCTTCGGCGCCCAGCCTCGGGAACTCACCAAGGCGCTGGCCCTCTACGGCGCGGCCGCGCCGGCCGGTGGCACCGCCGGGGTATTCCTCGGCGGCGTCATCACCGAGTACCTCAGCTGGCCCTGGGTCTTCTACATCAACATCCCGATCGCGGTGCTCGCGCTCGCGGCCACCCCGGCGCTGATGCCCGCCGGCGGCGCGCGCCGTGGCTCGTTGGACGTCCTCGGCGCGCTCACCGTCACAGTCGGGCTCGGCGCCGCCGTCTACGGCATCGTCCGCGCCCCCGAGGTCGGCTGGGCCTCCGGGCAGACCTGGCTGGTCCTGGCCGGTGCCGTCGTCGCCCTGGCCGGATTCGTCGCGGTCCAGGCGGCCCGCCGGGAGCCGCTGATGCGGCTGTCGATCTTCCGGGCCCCGAACCTCGCCGCCGCGAACATCGCCCAACTGCTGCTCGGCGCGGCGTGGATCCCGATGTGGTTCTTCCTCAACCTCTACCTGCAACAGGTCCTCGGCTACAGCGCCTTCCCCAGCGGCGCCGCGCTGCTACCGATGACGATCCTCATCATGATCGGGATGATCTTCCTCGCGCCGCGGGCCATCGCCCGGTTCGGGCCCAAGCCGATGGTGGTCACCGGCCTCGCGGTCCTCGCCATCGGACTCGGCTGGCTCGCCCTGGTCCGCCCCCACGGCAGCTTCGTCGTGGACGTCCTGCCCGCCTCGCTGGTCGCGGCGCTGGGTATGTCCCTGGCGTTCATCCCGTCACTGGGCACCGCCATCTCCAGCGCCCGCCCGGAGGAGGGCGGCCTCGCCTCCGGCATCGTCAACACCAGCTACCAGGTCGGCTCGGCGCTCGGCCTGGCCGCCATGACCGCGGTCGCCGCCTCCGCCGGCGCCGACCGGCTCGGCGACCTGCCCGCGCTCACCGAGGGCTACTCCGCCGCCTTCGTCGGCGCCGGAATCATCGCCGCCGTCGGCGCCCTCATCGCCGGCCTCACCCTGCGTACGGGGAAGCCGCAGCCGGCCAGCGAGCCCGAGCCGGTGCGTGCGGGCTGA